AATGTGAATATATAAACGAGTCCAAATGTTAAATAGATTTCTCTGTACTCTCTTCCAGATAAATATATTTTCAGGATATCCCTAAATACAAGTCGTATTACCATTACACCAGCGGCAATGCTCACACCCGTTATGTTCACTCGGACTTTACTATCACTGACCAGTCAGCCCATGAATAACTAAGTGATGACACTGGGCAATTGAAACAGAGAGAGATGCTTGTGTTGTCAAATGCTTTCTGCTTTCACAAGTGGCGAAAGGATGAAAGTGGCCAGATAAGAGTCAGTGTTTGGTCGGACCATTCATTGATTGATGCGGCAAATATGAACAAGGAGCTGTCCCAAGTTGTTTGAAAGCCGGTGACAACCTTTACTGCCAGCTCTCGGGCGATTCAGGATTGAGAATAACTTGTCTGAATTGTGTGTCGCACAATGGAAGCTCTCGTCATCTAATAGGGAGATAATTCGTTTCTGAAGTAATTAATTGGCACACCTTTGACATAAAAGAAACACGAGTCATCAGCAACCGTTTATTCAATAAAAAGGCAATAGCCCATTGGACACCCAGAAACCTTACAGAGATTTCGTGAAGGACGGTTAGGGTCTTGCTTTTCCTTTACTTGGTCATTTCCGATTGCCAAAAAGCATACCGAATTTAATCAACTCCGTGCATCGTAAAAATCATGTTAGAAGACGAGGAGATTTAAACATCTTGCATCTCTGAATTCTAATACTGCCCAGTTTTAAGATATTGCGTGCAATAACATGCGCAGATACCTTCCTCTCCAGTAGGTGGGCCTTTCCGGGACTTTTGTAATGATTTTTTTACTATTGAACTCGTCGCAAAAGCGCTTCCTTCTAAAATCAGATTTGATGCTTCAGACAATTTGAAACTAACGCTAATCGTCAATTAGCATTTTATCCAAAACACCGTTTTGGATAAAATGCAAGCCCTTGTCTGTGAAGTTATGCGTTTCCTTAATCGTAGCTTTATATACGCACCAAAAGGATTGACGTTATTGTTTCCATTCAAAATAATTTCAGTGTAATTCTTCCCAGACAACACGGCTTGCAAACGTCCGTGTTTATGTTTTGTCTAACTCGTGCGGGTCAGAATCTGATCCGAAGAGTTTAGGGTTCGACTCAAGCTGAAATGCAACAACACTCGCGAAAGGAAACACAAAAAAAACGAATTTAACGATTATCACCATTTTTTTGCACCTTCGTTTAACTTGGACAAAGATAACTACTTTAAATCACTCATTCTATATCAATATAAGATACAAATATATAGTGCATTATAAAAGTACTAAGAAGCACAACTCAGTAGGGAAGATGGGTTAATTTTCCGACACGTTGTTGGAGATAGTTGAAATATGGCTTatggaaacttttttttctaaaGCAAGTGAGCTGAGGGACCACCAGATCTTCAATAAAACATTCATATCAAACCAACAAAATGTACACATAATTGTACATCATTAATCTCCAGAtaagcaaaacaaagttatttAGTCTTGTCTGCGCAGTGATGTGAAACATGGCAGCTGGTCGTGAACTTTAAGGTATCCATATGCGAGTTGTCTGGTCGTTAAGCAACAATTTTCATATTTTAGTCATCGATTATTTTCCTTTAAATGAATCTTCAGAAAGCAATAAAAAGTGAATAAAAGATTACGCGTTTGGAGTTGAGTGCACTCTTTTGTTACATTGTGGAATCTGAAAAAAAGTTTGAAGTGTCGGAGGTGTTGCTAGAGGTGTAGGCAACCGGCGCTGCAATCCTGTAAAGGATCACAAAGGAAATATTAATCCATTCTAACTTGTCCATACGTCAAATATGCCTACGTCTATCAATAAAAAAGTGAATGGGGCTTTTAATATACGGTTATATTTTCATATGCACATTACAACTAATATATAACCATGTACGTTCCTATCCAAAATACAAATATTAACCAAAACAAAACGGTTAGCTGTCGGTTCTGTTTTAGAATTTGTAGTTTCATTTAGCAGAATATAGTGACTAGAAAGGTGTGTTATTTCTACTAATGCAAGTTTTGTTGACTGAGTTCAGGTACAATCGAGGCATTTTGCGTAAATCCCTGCAAATGCTGGCTGCGCTCGAGAGGAAGCTGTCGACGCCTGCTAAgttaattttgcttttctttgtcTAATTATTGTAGCGCTCAGGGGGGAAAGTTGCCTGCAGGACTGGAGCAGTAAACTGACACCGACTCTCTGTGTGTGGTACAGGCAAAGTTTGATGGAAAAGGCCTGCTTCCACTCATGTCAAAGTTAGTTATCCAGAACAATACCCCATACACACAGGTCTCATCCAATACAACCTATTACAACAGAACCAACTCCCACCAActactcctcccctcccacccatcccccatAAGCCACTCTCTCCCTCTTTAGCTACGCTTTTCGCTCCCTCTTCTCTCTAATCTCTTCGtcctttctcccctttcacttAACCACTCTCTGGTATCGCTTACATCTTCCGATCTCCAATATTGCTCTTCAGCGAAGCCAGAAATTTTAAATCCTGTTCTTTGCATTATTTTCACGGTTATTTTTGTCGACACTTGGGGCAATGGTACCAGGGTACTAAAttaaaagcaaacattttttGTGAAACGAATTTTGTGAATTAATCCTGTTCATTATAATAATTTAAGTATATTTATGATACTTGTAGGAAAAAATGTATTAGTTCAACAGTGGCATGTTGTTCGTACATTCGATTCAGAACGCTAGATGTTTTAATCCAAAGATGAATACCATAAAATGATGTAATATGTTCGTACCTTCTATGGAATACAGATATTCATATTTGTAACTATGTTTACACCTCGTTTTGAAATCTAATTTTTATCTTTGCCGTTCTccctttaataaaaaaaactgacattGATATACCAGGTCATTTGGCAAAACAAATACTTGAGCAAAGTATAATGCTGAATATAAATTTGCAATTAAAatcaattcagaaataaaattttgATTATCAAATTGCACACGGTTGCTGAGAATGCTTGGGCTTTTGAACAGAATGCAGGTTATGTGAACTTGGGAGTAAAGGGAATGTTTGTGTGCATGCGAACGTGCCAGCACGTCAGCTAGTTTGCTTTGTGAATGCGAGTGTAAATGTGATGGTGTGTATGCAACCGTGGCTGTGCTTTGTCAATATATGTGAGAGCCTGAGAAGTGTTTGAGGGGATCAATGAAAAACACAACATGTTGCGCCGCTCTCGGATAAGTGTCTTCGACATCATTTGCATATTAGCTGCAGAAGACAACAGGAATTTGCATTTAATGATTGCCGAAGAATGTATTGTGGTAATTGATCGAAGGTGGGTAACAGAAATAGCAGACCAAGATATTCGTAATTTTCATAATTTTgctcctatttcccttcttttgAAACCTTGTTACATATAATGTGACGTTGGCCCCACGAAATTACTATTTTTTAACAAGGCTGTAAAATGATTTATTAGAATTAACACTGAATCTTTCCTATGCCAATTCCATACAGGGTGAATCTCGGAACCAATTATGCAAACATTGGTccttagggggggggggggggggggggggggagagagagagagagagagagagagagagagagagagagagagagagagagagaccagagtaGCAAAATGCAAAATTAAAGTCAAGGGGAACATGCGACAAAGTAAGTGAACTAAGAGGAAAGTAATTATAACAGGATCGAGAATGATAGGAATACTCTATATTCATACTCTGTTCGCCATTCCTACGCAGGAAGATCATGTTGGGaaatatattgcagctttattttatcgaggactttattcctttaaaAATCTGGAATACTTCAAAAGATATTTTGGATACATTTTGATTGCTTGGATGTACAGCCAATAAAATGAAATGCTCTCTTTCCCTGACATGTGTCAGTCATGATTGAACTGTTTATATGAGAATGGTTACGTGGATGGAGTATTTGGTGAGGATAGTCTGGTACATAACATTGAAACAATATATTCGCGCTGTTGATGGTTGGAGTGTGCACAATGGACGTCTGGAATCTGGTTTCATTCGGGAGGAGGAGGCTTAGAGAAGAGACTTACTCAGTGATAGGTGGCCAGGTTTTCTTTGGCTGCAACAGCCACTGCGGGGAGaagcgggggggaggaggaggggggtagtACAGTGGGACCTCTCTGCGCTTCCTCTTCTTAAAGGCTTGGTATTAGGATGGCCACCAGGTGGAGGACGGAGCAGTGATCTCGGGGCCACTGAACTGCTGCCAGGAATCAGAGCGTATTTTTTTAAGTTTCCTAGAAGGGAACATAAGCGAACGTCGGCACATGAACCAGTGGCCACCTCAAAGGAAAGGCCTGTGTGGAGCATGCAAGCATACCTCGAGAATAAGGCGAATCTGAAACTGAATCGTCCATATCTGCAGCCGTTCGAGCGTGAGGAGCGAGGCTTCCAGAAATGAAGCGACTCTGTGCAGCCGATTAAATAGGAGTCTTGTGTTTTGACGTATTTCCAGTGGAATAAATGTCCTGCGGTCCAGTTAAATTAAATAGGGCGTAGCGTCTACAGCAATCATTATTAGAGAAAAAGAAAGACTTTATTTCTTTACCCCCCACCCGCCCAACAACACTCTCCGgattacatacttttcctttaaaAGAAAGAGATGACGACTGAGAACCCGCAGCAGCATCTGGATCCTCAGGCGTCCATAAGGTCCAGCCCGGTTCCCGGAGTGTTGAAATCGGCCTTGATCAACCAACAGTCCCCGGCCATGGAAACGTCCGCCTTGGCCAAAGTCAAGAAGACCAACGGTGGATTGCGGAGGCCGGAGAAGCCGCCTTATTCTTACATCGCTTTAATCGTAATGGCTATACAGAGTTCCCCGACCAAGAGGCTCACTCTGAGTGAGATCTATCAGTTCCTTCAGACCAGATTCCCCTTCTTCCGAGGGTCTTATCAGGGGTGGAAGAACTCGGTGCGCCACAATCTGTCACTGAACGAGTGCTTCATCAAATTGCCAAAGGGGCTTGGCAGGCCTGGGAAGGGACATTACTGGACCATTGACCCTGCTAGTGAATTCATGTTTGAGGAAGGCTCCTTTCGGCGCAGACCCAGAGGGTTCCGTAGGAAATGCCAGACCCTCAAACCCATGTATAGGATGATGAATGGCTTGGGGTTTGGTCCCTCTATTATCCCCCAAACCTTCGACTTCCAGAGTCCAGCGGCTTCACTGTCGTGCCATGCCAACGGTTACAATCTGGAGAACAGCCTCAGCATGATGAGCAACTCCTTATCAGGGAACTACGATGGACTCAGCAGTGGGCACCACGTCCCTCACATGTCCCCCAACCCTGGCTCGACTTACATGGCCAGCTGCCCGGCGTCTTCCGGTGGAGAATACGGTCCCGATAGCAGCAGTAGCCCGGTGCCATCCTCCCCCGCCGTGGCCAGTGCTTTGGAATGCCATTCCCCATACTCGGCCTCAGCTGCCCCTTGGTCATCCTCAGGAGGATCCCCGTACATTAAGCAGCAGAGCCTGGGTCCCATCAACTCTGTCCCTTCCAGCCTTCACTCCAGCATGTCTTCTTACTCGCTGGAGCAAAGTTACCTGCACCAAAACACAAGGGACCCCGCAGAAATCACAGGTATAATATTTATGTCTGTTTCCTATTGGAAAAAAACATTGCATCTTTTGTTTCCCGCATTAATCTAGCACGTAAAACAAAATACTAGTTGTTGTCACTTTGAAATGTGATTGTTATTTTCTATTGTGAAGTTCTACAATATTCTAAATTAGCTGACAGAGAACCAAAGATTGAAATGCTGCAGTGTTGTGCGTGAATTCAGGTCAAACCAAAACACGCACGATTTTTGGTTATATTATCCTGGTTTTCTATCAGAATCACAACAGCTCTTTACAAAACATTGCGGTCTGATTTCTGAAGAGCAAACGGTCAAAGTGCAATTAATAAAGGGCTTCCTATTAAAATCTGAGGGCAATGAACGGAAATGGGCAGTTTAGACTTAAGGAGCGAAACTTAAAATTCATAACAGATTTTCAAATATTCATATTTAGTTGAATAACATTAAAGAGACAGTATGTAAATGCGACCCACAATTAAAGAATTGGAAGTAATAACAGTAAATGTTCTAAGTACACTGAAGGATGGGTTAGTATCATGGCGTGATTCGTCGaaagttttattatttaaaatatcagTTCTTGCACAGCATtatgtaattttgttttgaagagattaaaatatttttaaattacattataAATGTATTGTAATTCAAATACCGCATATCTTTTGATAATGCACCAATTAATGGTGTTATAAAACGTATATTTTAGTAGATTTAAAACCTAAATCTAGAGCACGCTACAAATCCGTGTATCCCTGTGCGAAGAAGGCTACAACagctttgtttaatttcttttctgTGCGTAACACCAACTTAAACGGTAAAAAAGCTTCTCTTATCTAGGGTTATCTCGTATCATTCTATCACACCACCTTCCTGCCCCTTTTAAATTTCTGCTGAAATGGCGAAATAGAAAAATAACAACGTCTACAAGATGTATAGGAACCGTGGAGACTTGAGGCAGAACTCTCCAAACAGTCGCTGAAAATGTGGGTCGGGGAGGTTAACTAAACAAAGACAGTCGCGGCCGGACCACACTGAAGAGGATTTTAGCTTGACTTAACCCAGATGAGAGCTGATGCTGTTAAAAATGTTCTGGGAACTGCTGGTCGGCAACTGCCAACAAAAAGACATCTGTATCGGCTCCATTCATTCTCGGTCCGAGCAAAAATTGtgctgtgtgtgtttttttatatgCCTTTGATTTGGCAATGTCTTGGACTATTAAAAAGAAAGACAAAACGTGAAACGACGGACCTGGAAAATAAGCAGTAGCCCAAACTAGTAATCAGCACAGAAGGAAACTAGTAGTCTATCCGGATTTAGGCAGAGGAGACACACGGGTTGTCCGGTGCGTTAATATTTTTGTACCAGTTAGGTTCAACCGTACAGCCTAGAATTCAAATAATACCTATTACAATCACACTTATTACAGCATGCTTgagtataattttaaaataatgactgCCAAAATGTTATAATTGATACTGACAGCTTTATTCGAAGTTAACATGGAATATTAACACAACCCGATCTCGTAAAGCCTGTAATATAATATGCAATACCGTCGGCTCATTAATTAATGACAATCTGAATTATTATTTTAAGATGTCATGGAAACTGGGTATTATCTTGAAAGGTAGAATCTGGTTCAAACGGAAAATAGCTGGGTTTCCGTTTCAGTGCCCGTTGATTATATACCTTCTGACTGAGAAAATATACAAATCTGGAATGAAGAATATGGATGCTTGATGTGCATTTCAGAACTTGCTGGGAGAAAAGTTTAACTCGGTTGTATATTATTATTTAGCACAATAAAATGATTTCGggtaaaatgaaaaatgttgattTGTGGCACGAATCTTTTCTCCTCAGTGTCAAACAATGTCTCACTTGGGTTTACCTTTGAAATACAAAGGAGCTGCATATTGAGAACGGATTCCACTCAATCTCATCGGAAACAAAACATAACATTCACCAATCACGGCTCCCAGTGAATTTGGttcttgaaattatttttttaatgaaaaagtCTTTTGGGGATTTAAATAATTAGAGTAGGATACTGAATCAAACAATGTACCTTTACAATTTGAGGTATTCGGGGGAAGGATGGTGTTTAACTAGATTAAGAATTCTAGGCTCAAATAGGAAGCGTGGTATTCAATATTTGTCTGAGGTCTCTAACCAGAAGAATGAGATCAAATATTATCCTTTTACAGTGGAGCAGATTTCAGCGCAAACGCACATGTGGATTTAACATCTGGGAAACAACTGTCATCTCCTTGAACGAGTGGCAGGGTCCCACAAAAGAATTCATTGTTCCCGAGAATCCTAATGTTTCCCCAGTGTTAAAAAAACGCACACAATCAATTAGCGTGCAGTGAATTGTGGGGGATAAGAATCAATAAATACATATCTATAGTTTCTATATATCTATAATTATATATTAAACATGCTAGCTGAAAATGATTGAAATGCAGAAGGCAATCAATATCGTTGAAATAAACTATTTATTTGCAATAGGTGATAATTCACTCTTTACCGTTTCAGTGGGCCTACCTCGCTATCAGACTCACTCGTCGCCCGTGTGTGACAGAAAAGATTTTGTGCTCAATTTCAATGGGATTTCATCTTTCCATCCCTCGGCCAGTGGATCATACTACCATCACCATCATCAGAGCGTGTGCCAGGACATCAAACCTTGTGTTATGTGAAAACCCTCTCTAAACCAGCTTCAATCTAGTgcatatttaatttttcttttttcattATCTTTATTAATATTAAATCCAAGCCAAGATTCGGCATGGTAGAATTGGAAGCTTCACATCGACCATTGTTCTTCAACGTAAATAAGCCGCTGGGGACATGTTAGTCTTTCTAGATCTGCGACGCTGCAGccgattttttttaaagaaagcgaATCGTCTCCTTCGATTGAATTCCTTCGATCAAAAGAAGAAATAATTTAGGATAAGTCAAACTGTCTGGTTGAGTCTTCCCGTTAGTTAACAATGAAGAAGTGGTGCGTATGTCAAGCGTCTAATTATTTTATAGCAGCATTCGATTCCTATATCAATATTAATGAGCAGGATGTTTAGTGGTGAGCAGTAGTGTAttctatttaaatataaattttgaaATCAAAATGTCAGACTTGCTACCATGACAGTATTACAGATACTGATTCGAAAGATTTTGCAAGGAATATACGATTTTGTTTTTGCCATGAAGTATAATAAGGCACATGTATGCACGCACATTAtgcttttataaataaatacatttgaatATAATTGCACTTGAAAATGTATACTTATGGATCATTGTCAAAAGATTTTGATGTTAAAAActaatttcaataaaaaaaatcggAACCATGTTTATTACACTTGTCTTGCAGTTAACATAATTTGAGTGAAACTTGGGTCATTCATCCATGCTCCGACATTATAAAGCCGCTGTTTTAAATCTAATGGAACTTTCATAGTGACTGTTGTTTACCAGTCGTAGTGCCTGTATCTGTCTGCATTCTCTAGGGCCTTGTTAGTATAAACACCAAATGTAAAATATACAGATTCTGTAACTGACTGATTTAAGTAACATTGACTCCAAAACCAacacaaagttaaaaaaaaactccattgtaGATGATTTGATTAAAGGACACGGGAGCAAAGTTAATAGATTTTAAGGCAATAATTTGTGCGGAGTGGCATAACTGTTGTGTCAGATAGCGTTAAGGTCGTTGTTTTTTTGTATAAACATTCACTTATAAAAATGTGTGTTTTCAAATTACTAGTGATGAGCCTGACAATCTGAAGGGATCTGGTTTAATTGTATTCTTAAAGATGAATGTTTTGCCATCATTGGCACCTGGAATTCATCCCAAAGTAGAAACAATTGACAATAGTTGCACAGTTTAGGCCGAATTACTTTTGGTCCAGATAGGATTACAGGACCCGAGTTAACCCACGCGGGTGTTATACAATGAAACGGAAAAATGACAAATTCAGATTTTGACTTTTGCAAGCACTAAATCTGCTGTATTGTTAATGAAAGCTTGCGGGAATAGGTTCACAAATTCTGTAAACTCGACAATTCCAGAAGAAGCTATTGATTGTTTTTGAAAGTAAAGAAGGGGTATATGGTGTCCAAGGCTGGAACGAGTCGTTTGACAGTGACCCCGACGCAGAAAGGGCACGAGTCTGGATAAATTTAGCACCAGATCCGTGTACTCTTCAACAGGAGGTCGAGAGCCCTTCAGACTCATCTCCCTTCCATCGCCACTAGAATATTATGCTTGTCGTTTACAAGTGTTATTCGTGCCACTTCACCCTTCTGTCATGTTCTTTAGTACATTCAAACCTCTCCATAAACATTCATAATCACTAGCATCAAGACATGGCTCTTCAAGGTGCAGCAAAGTGCGAGAGAGCCGTCATTCAGCCTTGAAATTTAAACGGCACAGATTGCGGATCCGATCTTCAACTCAATGTTTGTGTTTCCATGCATTCTAGTCGCTCGCTGAAAGAATGCGAAAAGAACTCTGACATATTCATAAAGCTGCTCTAAGCATGGTTCGTTTAGAAAACGTCCCAGTGAGACCATACCTCGCATTGCGGCAACTTAGCATTTCAAAATATTGTATGAATGCAAATCGGGAGAAATAAATGAaattgattcaccaggatgtggcctggattagagagtattaagagagattggacaaacttggattgttttctctggagcgtcggaggctgaggggcgacctgatagcaTATAAATGTAAGAAAGGCATCAGATAGGTGgacaatcagagtctttttttccccagggtggaaacgtcaaatgcTGGAGgctatagctttaaggtgaggggggaaatttttaaaacagatttgcgaggcaagtttttcttttgcacagagggcggtaggtgcctggaacaggccgccattggagatggtggaagcagatatgataacaacatttaagaggcatttagacaggcacaggaacaaGTAGGggatggagtgatatggatcatgtgcaggtagatgggattagttgaaatTAGCAATATGCTCGGCACggacattgtgggacgaagggccttttcctgtactgcactgttctatgttcttcattcTTTGATTAAAGAACAAATGTTGATTCTTGGTTGTTTTTGCAtatcattatttttttctctctgatcaGAATAAAATATTGAACCCGCATCGAGTCTGTAGTGCTATCAGTCTCTAATTTGCGGTACCTAAAATCCTTTGTCCTGAAGTAATTCATCGCCTTTGAAGCATACCAACAAGGTGAATTATACAATCCACTGGGATAATTAGGTTCCATGATATCCCCAAAACATTTATAAATAACagaatgttaaaatatttctgtttattCTAATTACTGCGCAGGGTGATCCGTCTGCTTTGAGATTATACACGATTATTAGACAAAATATCCAAACTTTTAAAGATAGGTTGTATATTTATTAACTTGAGGTGGATTTTATGTCCAGCtttgattatttattttataaacccTTTGAACCCCATGTTGTACCCATGGCAACGTGGGCTAATGGTAGAAGTGGCGCGCTCCAACCCAGAATGAGAATTTGGTAAGAATCCGATTTACTAACTTTCCTGTAATTGTGAAGCGGCCAgggcatttttcttttgttttcgtTTGGCAAAACTTCACCATTCCGTTTACATTCTAGAGTCGCTTCATACAATTTATATCTGCTGCATTTGTAAGCAGTTGAGTTAGATTATGGTTACTGGCCCGGTC
This genomic interval from Pristis pectinata isolate sPriPec2 chromosome 5, sPriPec2.1.pri, whole genome shotgun sequence contains the following:
- the LOC127570742 gene encoding forkhead box protein F2-like, whose amino-acid sequence is MTTENPQQHLDPQASIRSSPVPGVLKSALINQQSPAMETSALAKVKKTNGGLRRPEKPPYSYIALIVMAIQSSPTKRLTLSEIYQFLQTRFPFFRGSYQGWKNSVRHNLSLNECFIKLPKGLGRPGKGHYWTIDPASEFMFEEGSFRRRPRGFRRKCQTLKPMYRMMNGLGFGPSIIPQTFDFQSPAASLSCHANGYNLENSLSMMSNSLSGNYDGLSSGHHVPHMSPNPGSTYMASCPASSGGEYGPDSSSSPVPSSPAVASALECHSPYSASAAPWSSSGGSPYIKQQSLGPINSVPSSLHSSMSSYSLEQSYLHQNTRDPAEITVGLPRYQTHSSPVCDRKDFVLNFNGISSFHPSASGSYYHHHHQSVCQDIKPCVM